A part of Spirochaetae bacterium HGW-Spirochaetae-1 genomic DNA contains:
- a CDS encoding FAD-binding oxidoreductase, giving the protein MSEKKFIPEWTNTPPVPGSYRSIAKQGRMDEIKLPSEKYYALLKNELKLEDSYFAGKRNDGNMAVRLDKESNVPGDVIEALVKISGSENVQSDAYNRIKYSHGKLQEEMFSLKRGVVHETAGVVVHPRDKEEIKEIVSLCNTRDIPVYVYGGGSSCNKGFLPEKGGVTLVLNTHINRVLEVNEKSHTCRVQAGCMGPDLENALNNAPKMYGTAHAFTCGHFPQSFELSSVAGWSMALGSGQASTYYGDAADLVLAMEIITPAGVINTSDYASTATGPRVMNMMKGSEGVFGVCVELTIKIFRFMPENRKYFGYIFPDFESAVNATREITQGQFGLPAVLRISDAKETEHAFELYPVPSIIESFLKMRGFKPGKRCLCLGTIEGDRDFTALVRRKIGKIMGRFGGMTTTGYSAKEWYKDRYKTFYMGETVTDYDIILDTVETPVRWDNIHEIHRKVYEYANSVPGTMCISHASHFYQSGTNLYFIFGVRGNVDDYMAYRSGLIEAMVNAGGSCSHHHGVGRLMAPWIERFLGKEEMGAIRALKRYFDPGNIMNPGHPLGTDSSDT; this is encoded by the coding sequence ATGTCTGAAAAAAAATTTATTCCTGAATGGACGAATACGCCGCCCGTGCCGGGCTCCTATCGGTCCATCGCAAAACAGGGCAGGATGGATGAAATAAAACTGCCCTCGGAAAAGTATTATGCGCTTCTGAAAAATGAACTGAAGCTGGAAGATTCCTATTTCGCCGGAAAACGCAATGACGGAAACATGGCCGTGCGTCTCGATAAAGAGAGCAATGTCCCCGGGGATGTTATTGAGGCCCTGGTGAAAATTTCCGGTTCTGAAAATGTCCAGAGCGATGCATACAACCGAATCAAGTACAGCCATGGCAAGCTCCAGGAGGAGATGTTCAGTCTCAAGAGAGGCGTTGTCCACGAAACCGCCGGGGTTGTGGTCCATCCGCGTGACAAGGAAGAGATTAAGGAGATCGTATCGCTGTGCAACACGAGAGACATTCCCGTTTATGTCTACGGCGGCGGATCAAGCTGCAACAAGGGATTTCTCCCTGAAAAAGGGGGTGTGACCCTGGTGCTGAACACCCATATAAACAGGGTTCTTGAAGTGAACGAGAAGAGTCATACCTGCCGTGTCCAGGCAGGATGCATGGGCCCTGATCTTGAGAACGCCCTGAATAACGCGCCGAAAATGTATGGCACGGCCCATGCCTTTACCTGCGGGCATTTTCCCCAGTCCTTCGAACTCTCCAGCGTAGCTGGATGGTCCATGGCCCTGGGAAGCGGCCAGGCCTCGACCTATTACGGTGACGCGGCGGACCTGGTGCTCGCCATGGAGATCATCACCCCCGCGGGAGTCATCAACACCAGCGATTATGCCAGTACGGCCACCGGCCCCCGGGTCATGAATATGATGAAAGGAAGTGAAGGAGTCTTCGGCGTATGCGTGGAGCTGACAATCAAGATATTCCGGTTCATGCCTGAAAACAGGAAATATTTCGGTTACATCTTCCCTGATTTTGAATCAGCTGTCAATGCCACACGGGAGATAACCCAGGGGCAGTTCGGGCTCCCGGCGGTCCTGCGCATATCCGACGCGAAAGAGACGGAGCATGCCTTTGAACTCTATCCCGTTCCCTCGATTATTGAAAGCTTTCTTAAAATGCGCGGCTTCAAGCCGGGCAAACGGTGCCTGTGCCTTGGTACAATCGAAGGCGACAGGGATTTCACAGCGCTTGTACGCAGAAAAATTGGAAAAATCATGGGACGCTTCGGGGGCATGACCACGACAGGATACTCGGCGAAGGAATGGTACAAGGACCGCTATAAGACATTTTATATGGGTGAAACGGTCACCGATTATGATATTATTCTGGACACCGTGGAGACCCCGGTGCGGTGGGACAACATTCATGAAATACACAGAAAGGTTTACGAATACGCCAACTCTGTTCCGGGTACCATGTGTATAAGCCACGCCTCTCACTTTTATCAGTCCGGTACGAATCTCTATTTCATTTTCGGCGTCAGGGGAAATGTCGATGACTACATGGCCTACCGCTCAGGCCTTATTGAGGCCATGGTCAATGCCGGCGGTTCATGCAGTCATCATCACGGAGTCGGCAGACTTATGGCGCCCTGGATTGAACGTTTTCTCGGAAAGGAGGAGATGGGCGCCATCAGGGCTCTGAAGCGTTATTTTGATCCGGGCAATATCATGAATCCGGGCCATCCCCTGGGCACGGATTCATCGGATACATGA
- a CDS encoding carbohydrate kinase gives MADKKYVIAIDSGTQNIRAIMFDRTGKEVASAEAPIEPYFSLHPGWAEQNPSDYWSKLCQASRAMMKKAKVPREEIGAMGITSQRTTFLTVDREGTPLRPAIVWLDQRRVEYPPPLSLGARAVFNLPVISGLMKYVRENSKYLWIKCNEPDIYRKTAKFLLITGWFVKKLTGEFRESRGMVNVLWPIDLKKFAWYTYKFLYEIFGLKPDHLPELCDQDEILGYITKTASRETGLPEGLPVIVGGGDKQSELLGAGGLNSETGVISFGTLTTLNVITKKYVTDKQWRFFAWPGAIPCTWNIETYINRGFWMVTWFKEELGHRESIEAERRGVAPEVVLDEVIRSIPPGSMGLMLQPHWGPLSNNKFAKGSIIGFGDVHTRAHIYRAILEGLGFELRRLYEIINAETGITLKELRVGGGGSRSDAAVQIAADIFNLPVSRMATSEIGSLGAAVSATVGSGMFSSFDEAVSSMVKKIHTFEPDPKNRRIYDDLYRQVFLATYEKLEPLYMKIASITGYPPAQ, from the coding sequence ATGGCTGACAAGAAATATGTGATAGCGATTGATTCAGGAACACAGAACATTCGTGCGATTATGTTTGACCGTACCGGGAAGGAAGTGGCGTCAGCAGAGGCGCCCATAGAGCCTTATTTCTCTCTTCATCCTGGATGGGCGGAACAGAATCCTTCGGATTACTGGTCAAAGCTCTGCCAGGCTTCCCGGGCAATGATGAAAAAGGCGAAGGTCCCCCGGGAAGAGATCGGGGCCATGGGAATAACCTCCCAGCGCACAACCTTTCTCACTGTTGACAGGGAAGGAACTCCGCTCCGGCCCGCCATTGTATGGCTTGACCAGCGAAGGGTGGAATATCCTCCTCCCCTCTCCCTGGGGGCACGTGCGGTGTTCAACCTTCCGGTAATTTCCGGGCTCATGAAGTATGTACGCGAAAATTCCAAGTATCTGTGGATCAAGTGCAATGAACCTGATATCTATCGAAAAACGGCAAAATTTCTTCTGATCACAGGATGGTTCGTAAAAAAGCTCACAGGTGAGTTCAGAGAGTCCCGCGGCATGGTCAATGTACTCTGGCCCATCGACCTGAAAAAATTCGCCTGGTATACGTATAAATTTTTATACGAGATCTTCGGTCTCAAACCCGATCATTTGCCCGAGCTCTGCGATCAGGATGAAATTCTGGGATACATAACAAAAACGGCGTCACGGGAAACAGGGCTTCCCGAGGGACTGCCCGTTATTGTAGGAGGTGGGGATAAGCAGTCAGAGCTGCTTGGAGCAGGCGGCTTGAATTCCGAGACGGGAGTCATAAGCTTCGGTACCCTGACAACCCTTAACGTCATCACAAAAAAATATGTCACGGACAAACAATGGCGATTCTTTGCCTGGCCAGGCGCCATCCCCTGCACATGGAATATAGAAACCTATATCAACCGCGGGTTCTGGATGGTTACCTGGTTCAAGGAAGAATTGGGGCACCGGGAATCAATTGAAGCGGAAAGGCGGGGAGTAGCTCCCGAGGTGGTTCTCGATGAAGTGATCAGATCAATCCCTCCCGGAAGCATGGGCCTCATGCTCCAGCCGCACTGGGGCCCGCTGTCAAACAATAAATTCGCCAAGGGTTCCATCATCGGCTTCGGCGATGTGCATACGCGGGCTCATATCTACCGGGCCATTCTAGAAGGCCTGGGATTTGAACTGCGCAGACTGTACGAAATCATCAATGCCGAAACGGGCATCACCCTGAAAGAACTTCGTGTGGGCGGCGGAGGCTCCCGCAGTGATGCGGCTGTGCAGATCGCTGCCGATATATTCAACCTGCCCGTATCGCGTATGGCAACCTCGGAGATCGGTTCACTGGGAGCCGCGGTGAGCGCCACGGTGGGGAGCGGTATGTTTTCTTCTTTCGATGAGGCGGTATCGTCAATGGTAAAAAAAATCCACACCTTTGAACCGGATCCCAAAAACCGCCGTATCTATGATGATCTCTACCGTCAGGTATTTCTTGCCACATACGAAAAACTTGAGCCTCTCTATATGAAAATCGCCTCAATAACCGGATATCCACCGGCGCAATAA
- a CDS encoding glycerol-3-phosphate dehydrogenase has translation MKRFIETYKDENFDVIVIGGGITGASVAYEAASRGLKVALFEKKDFSWATSAATSKMIHGGLRYLANGEIGLVRESLRERRVMENIAPNFVYPMPVMITHCKRPLNNSKWIVKIGMTLYDLLSYDKNFTWDRSKRLPMHRTISRKKVQVLEPSVRREGLTGASMYYDCKSICPERLTLAFIKSAVAYGASVSNYCAVEGFLSGKGKNIIGIRVRDLLNDKKYSIRGGVTINCAGPWADFVMGMADSKSNVTSLQRSEGIHIITTKKLISGKYTVGAMTPSGRHFFLTPWRGHTLIGTTDKPYTGDPDKYHVTRGRIMELISDVNSAFGDGSLGFSDVKHTYGGLRPLVEDQTEETYSSSRKYEIYDNKKDGIDGLVTVEGGKYTTSRNLAEHCVKLVERKLGRNRSTSFTKKRYLSGCSIEDIETFLEEVLRDNSDFSVPTLDYLARNYGTEYREVLKVAREDTALSQSVNADGEILAQAVYAIRNEMARTLSDIVMRRTGMGTLGHPGDDVLLKLALIAMRELNWDRKHMEKEISIVSEMLTLPRD, from the coding sequence ATGAAACGATTTATTGAAACCTATAAAGATGAAAATTTCGATGTGATTGTCATCGGGGGCGGAATCACCGGGGCTTCCGTGGCTTACGAAGCGGCCTCGCGTGGTCTGAAAGTCGCCTTATTCGAAAAAAAGGATTTCTCCTGGGCCACATCGGCGGCCACATCAAAAATGATCCATGGCGGTCTGCGGTACCTGGCGAATGGGGAGATTGGACTGGTGCGTGAGTCCCTGCGTGAGAGAAGGGTGATGGAAAATATCGCTCCTAACTTTGTCTATCCTATGCCCGTGATGATCACTCATTGCAAAAGACCTCTCAACAACAGCAAATGGATCGTAAAGATAGGGATGACTCTCTATGATCTACTCTCCTATGACAAGAATTTCACCTGGGATAGAAGCAAACGTCTTCCCATGCACAGGACCATCTCCAGAAAAAAAGTGCAGGTTCTCGAACCCAGTGTGCGACGGGAAGGACTCACCGGAGCATCAATGTACTATGACTGTAAAAGCATATGTCCCGAAAGACTCACCCTGGCGTTCATAAAGTCCGCCGTGGCGTACGGAGCCAGCGTATCCAATTACTGCGCCGTGGAAGGTTTCCTTTCCGGCAAGGGAAAAAACATCATAGGAATAAGAGTGCGAGACCTCTTGAACGATAAAAAATACTCCATAAGAGGAGGCGTTACCATCAATTGCGCCGGGCCCTGGGCCGACTTTGTTATGGGAATGGCTGATTCAAAAAGCAATGTCACTTCTCTCCAGAGATCCGAGGGAATTCATATCATCACCACCAAAAAGCTCATATCGGGCAAGTATACCGTGGGTGCCATGACCCCTTCGGGCCGTCATTTTTTCCTTACCCCCTGGCGGGGGCATACCCTTATCGGAACCACTGACAAGCCCTACACGGGAGACCCGGACAAATATCACGTTACCAGGGGGCGCATCATGGAACTGATCAGCGATGTGAACAGCGCCTTCGGTGACGGCAGCCTCGGTTTTTCCGATGTAAAACATACCTATGGCGGACTGCGCCCCCTTGTGGAGGACCAGACCGAGGAGACCTACAGCTCTTCCCGAAAATATGAAATATATGACAACAAGAAAGACGGGATCGATGGACTGGTCACCGTAGAGGGCGGGAAGTATACTACAAGCCGCAATCTTGCTGAACATTGTGTAAAACTCGTTGAACGCAAACTGGGAAGAAACCGCTCTACTTCATTTACGAAAAAACGTTATCTCTCAGGGTGTTCCATTGAAGATATTGAAACTTTTCTTGAAGAGGTCCTGCGCGATAACAGCGATTTCAGTGTTCCCACGCTGGATTACCTTGCGCGCAATTATGGGACAGAATACAGGGAAGTGCTTAAAGTTGCGCGGGAGGACACGGCGCTATCACAAAGTGTCAACGCCGACGGTGAGATTCTCGCCCAGGCCGTGTACGCCATCCGCAATGAAATGGCTCGCACTTTGTCGGATATTGTCATGCGCCGCACTGGTATGGGCACCCTGGGGCATCCCGGCGATGACGTGCTTCTCAAGCTAGCCCTTATCGCAATGAGAGAGCTGAACTGGGACAGGAAACACATGGAAAAAGAGATTTCCATAGTATCGGAGATGCTGACACTGCCGCGGGACTGA
- a CDS encoding MBL fold metallo-hydrolase, producing MEEIRFGNIVFLPGLNKGRYPYCNSLFIDDTIKAVIDPACSRDVLLNIKKTKGVDVIINTHYHEDHFAFNYLFPEAELWVNELDAPCFKSLESLYEFWDIYGTSLEPGFDEYLKSFNYQERVPAREFRDGDILDFGSTKLRVIHAPGHTPGHSCFYCEEQKLLFTADLDLLPFGPWYGDKYSDIDQTIASVHMLQKIPAEFFITSHHRGVMKGNIDREAEIYLNVIQERENRVLDFLKNESTIPVMREKWLIYEKPHEPLNFYTYAEEVMLKKHLAYSIKKGRLKKTGDRYITI from the coding sequence ATGGAAGAAATCAGATTCGGAAATATCGTGTTCCTGCCGGGACTCAACAAGGGCAGATATCCTTACTGTAATTCTCTTTTTATCGACGATACGATAAAAGCAGTCATTGATCCGGCGTGCAGTCGCGATGTGCTGCTGAACATTAAAAAGACAAAAGGCGTTGATGTCATCATCAACACGCATTACCATGAAGATCATTTCGCCTTCAATTATCTCTTCCCCGAAGCTGAACTCTGGGTGAATGAGCTCGATGCTCCGTGCTTCAAGTCGCTCGAAAGCCTTTACGAATTCTGGGACATTTACGGCACGTCGCTTGAACCGGGGTTTGATGAGTATCTCAAGTCATTCAATTACCAGGAACGCGTTCCCGCACGTGAATTCCGTGACGGCGATATTCTCGACTTTGGAAGCACAAAACTCAGGGTGATTCACGCGCCCGGTCATACACCGGGGCATTCATGCTTTTACTGCGAGGAGCAGAAACTGCTCTTTACCGCCGATCTTGACCTTCTGCCCTTTGGACCGTGGTACGGCGACAAATACTCCGACATCGACCAGACAATAGCATCGGTCCATATGCTGCAGAAGATCCCCGCTGAATTTTTTATTACCTCTCACCACAGGGGGGTCATGAAGGGAAATATCGACAGGGAAGCCGAAATATACCTCAATGTAATACAAGAAAGAGAAAACAGGGTGCTCGATTTTCTGAAAAATGAAAGCACGATTCCCGTGATGCGGGAGAAATGGCTGATTTACGAAAAGCCCCATGAACCGCTGAATTTTTATACATATGCAGAAGAAGTCATGTTAAAAAAACATCTTGCTTATTCAATAAAAAAGGGGCGTCTGAAAAAGACCGGCGACCGCTATATCACGATCTGA